AGGCGACGGCCATGCCGGAAGCCACGGCAAGCATGCGCGCGCACCGCTCGTGCGTGGCCGGGCTGCAGAACGCGAAGCCACCGCCGTGCACGTAAAGAACAAGGCCCGGTCGCGCCCCATGCGGCACCAGCAGCCGCAACGGCACATCCACGGCGCCAAGCGGCCCGTCGGACGGAACGATGAGATCCGACACCACCGCCATTTCCGGCAGGTCGACGTTCCAGCGCGCATTGGCCCGCTCTACTTCCGCCCTGCCCGCCGAGGGCTCCATCAGGGTGACGTCCGGTGCGGGGCCCTCCGCTGCCAGCACAGCGGAAACCTCGGCCATGCCGGAAGACAACGTCCGGTTCATCGAGGACGTCATGCGCCCATCTCCGGGAAGACGGCCGGGCCGAAATCGACGATGGTGACGATGTGATGATCCAGCGCGCGCGCCGCCTCCTCTGCGTCGCCCGCCTCGACGGCGGCAACGATGGGCGCATGCCGCCGGGCCGTCTGCCTGAGATCGCGTTCGGCGGTGGTGCTCCGAGAAATTTTGAAGCGGTGGTTGTGCACCAGGCAGCGATGCAGGATCGTATCCAGCGCCGGTAGCTCCGCATCTGCAAAGAGGCGCCGGTGAAAATCCCTGTCGAGCGAAGCCAGCTCGAGTTCGTCGCCAGCTTCAGCCGCCGTCTCCATGGCTTCGGCCAGCATCCGAAGGTCCGCGACAAGCGACCGGCTTCTGCCGGCGACCGCGCGGCGGATGCCCCGCCCCTCGATGGACCGGCGAATACGAAACAGCTCCACCGCTTCGACCTCCGTGCAGGCAGAGACAACGGTGCCGCGATGGCCCTGCCGTACGACGAGCCCTTCATCCTGCAATTGAAGCAGCGCCTCGCGGATGGTGCCCTGGCTGCAGGCGAAGCGCCCCGCCAGCTCCAGCTCCGTCAGCGTCTGGCCCGGCCCGAGATCCCCCAGCATGATATCGCGCTTGAGCGCGCTCAGCACCGCATAGGACTTCATCGCCGTGGCACGCCGCGCCCTTGTTTCGAGAGCGATGTTCATCGCCACGCACCACCTTCCTTGCCCTTGTAGATCGATATCGTTATCGATAATGATAATCAAGATCAAGGCCGATATCTCGGGAGGGTTCGGAACATGTCCGCCATCGCACTGCAGAACATCCGTAAGACCTACGGCTCGGTGGAGGTGATCCATTCGGCATCGCTGGAAATCGAGAGTGGGGAGTTCATCGTGCTGGTCGGCCCCTCGGGCTGCGGGAAAAGCACCCTCCTTCGTATGGTCGCGGGGTTGGAGGAGATCACCGGCGGGGAGCTGTTCATTGCCGGCAAGCCGGTCGGGCATCTGCCACCGGCCGAGCGCAACATCGCGATGGTATTCCAGGATTACGCGCTCTACCCGCATATGAGCGTGAAGGAAAACATGGGCTTCGGCCTGAAGATGCGGGACACCGCCGCGGCCGAGATCGACAATCAGGTCGGCCAGGCAGCCGATATCCTCAAGCTGGACGAGTTGCTGGAGCGCAAGCCGGCACAGCTTTCGGGTGGGCAGCGGCAGCGCGTGGCCATGGGTCGCGCCATTGTCCGCCATCCGGACGCATTCCTGTTCGACGAGCCGCTATCGAATCTCGATGCTGCGCTGCGGGTGGAAATGCGACTGGAAATCGCCCGTCTGCACCGCCGGATGCGCGCCACGACCCTTTACGTGACGCATGACCAGGTGGAAGCCATGACACTGGCCGACCGGATCGTGGTGATGAACAAGGGTCATATGGAACAGGTCGGCGCACCGATGGACCTGTATCTCAAGCCGGAGACGCTGTTCGTCGCACGCTTCATCGGCAGCCCGACCATGAATACGCCGACACTCAAGGCACGGCCCGTCGCTGGCGATGGCATAAGCATCGCCCTTCCCGGTACTTCGCTGACACTGCCCGTGTCGCGTCGGCTTCCCGGCAGCGAGGTCGTCTTCGGCATTCGCCCGGAAGATCTGCGTGTCGTCGATGGCGGTGACACCGCTGGCTGGTTCAGCGGGGAGATCTCGATGGTCGAACGGCTGGGCAGCCAGACGTTCGGCTATCTCGATACCGAAATCGGCATGATCACCGTGCAGTTTCCGCGCGGCTCCACCGTTGCCACGGGCGATCGTGTATCCGTTGCCGGCGATCCTGCGCATGTTCATCTTTTTGACCCGCAAAGCGGGCAGCGCCTGTCCTGAGCATCAGGCGGCGGCCGGCTCGTCTTCCGTCTCCCGCGTCTTGCGCTTGCGAGGCTGGACGAGAGGTTCGGGCCGGGGCTCCACCAGCATCGTATCGTTGCCGACCATGATGCCGCCCTGGGCCTGCGCCAGAAGCCTGTCCTCGTCGCGCTGGCGGATGTCGGCCGTCACTTCCTCGACGTCCACGCTCGTCATGCCCAGCATTTTCAGGCCCGCTCCGCCGAAGACGATGGCCGATTCCAGCGTTTCGCGCAGCTCGAAGTCCACCCCGGCCTTTCGCAGCCGGATCGAGTGCCCCCTGTCGTAGGAGCGGGCGAGAACCCGGGCATTGGGGAAATTCTCGCGGATCAGTTCGACCATGCGGTCGGCCTCCACCGGCTTGTCCACGCACAGCATGATGATATCGGCGGTGCCCGCCCCTGACTGGCGCAGGATGTCCAGCCGCGTACCGTCGCCGTAAAATACCTTGAAGCCGAACTTGCCGGCCTCGCGGACCCTGTCCGGATCGTTGTCGATCAGCGAT
This genomic window from Aureimonas sp. OT7 contains:
- a CDS encoding GntR family transcriptional regulator; this encodes MNIALETRARRATAMKSYAVLSALKRDIMLGDLGPGQTLTELELAGRFACSQGTIREALLQLQDEGLVVRQGHRGTVVSACTEVEAVELFRIRRSIEGRGIRRAVAGRSRSLVADLRMLAEAMETAAEAGDELELASLDRDFHRRLFADAELPALDTILHRCLVHNHRFKISRSTTAERDLRQTARRHAPIVAAVEAGDAEEAARALDHHIVTIVDFGPAVFPEMGA
- the ugpC gene encoding sn-glycerol-3-phosphate ABC transporter ATP-binding protein UgpC; this translates as MSAIALQNIRKTYGSVEVIHSASLEIESGEFIVLVGPSGCGKSTLLRMVAGLEEITGGELFIAGKPVGHLPPAERNIAMVFQDYALYPHMSVKENMGFGLKMRDTAAAEIDNQVGQAADILKLDELLERKPAQLSGGQRQRVAMGRAIVRHPDAFLFDEPLSNLDAALRVEMRLEIARLHRRMRATTLYVTHDQVEAMTLADRIVVMNKGHMEQVGAPMDLYLKPETLFVARFIGSPTMNTPTLKARPVAGDGISIALPGTSLTLPVSRRLPGSEVVFGIRPEDLRVVDGGDTAGWFSGEISMVERLGSQTFGYLDTEIGMITVQFPRGSTVATGDRVSVAGDPAHVHLFDPQSGQRLS